In Fragaria vesca subsp. vesca linkage group LG5, FraVesHawaii_1.0, whole genome shotgun sequence, the genomic stretch TTCTGCAACAAAAGAAAGGAAAAAGATCAAATGACTCCTCTTAACAATTTTAAAAATATTGCAGCTCGTCAAAACAACAAATGAAAAGTTAACAGCTTAGAATACCTTGAGTCCTTCCCCAAGTCGTGAGATGCGACTGTTTCGCATATTGAGCTCGACAAGTTTTTGGGGATTGAAGTCGGATGGTAAAGATTGTGCTGGGAATCCAGGCCAATCAAGGAACCTCAACTGATTTGGAAGATAATTAACCTCTCCAGAGAACCGTGCATTGATGTTTATAAAAAGTTGAAGATTTTTCATCTTTTTAAAGCATTTAGGACTCAAGCATATCTCATCTTCTCCTGGTAGCTCTACTCTGATGCCTTTAACGTGATTTGAGCCCTGATACGATATAAAAAATGAGGATTAGGAAAGCAAGTACTAGTACCACATACGACTTCAATTTTCACAATTAGGAAGCTCTAGACACACACAAACACATAGAAGGATACAAATTCTATACTAACCATATTTTCAGTTAAAACACGACGAACATCCTCATGGAACCATACCCTGCTACGCCTGCCTGCATCTATGGGTGACTCTTTATGAACTATATCTTTTCCCATTTCCTCCAGCAAGTCATGCGTCCAAATCCGACCAGTCTCGGTATTTATGAGGGCCTTTTCTTCAAGTACTTCAAGAGCATGTGCCGGGTAGGGATCCTCTAGTGCTTGCATCACATAGTCTTTTTTTTTACCTTTTAAGAAACATGCAATGTCGAGAAATACTTCTTTCAAATGATCTTCCAATGCACTGTAACTTGTTTCAAGGACCTTTTGGATACCTCTGTTTGGATATCTTTTGTAAGATTTTAATACATCATGCCAATGATTTATATCCTTACCGACAAGAAGTGAACCTAAAATGTTTATAGCTAATGGAAGGCAGTGAGCAACGCGTACAGCAGTATCAATTGGGAACTTCACACACTCATCTGGATTTTTGTTTCCCTTGAAGGCATTCAAAATCAAGAGGTTACGAGCTTCATCGTCATCTAATGCCTTGGCTGTGTATATTGGGTTAACTTGGTGAGAAATTAGCAAACCTTTATCTCTTGTAGTTATGATAATTCTGCTGCCACGACCAAACCAATCCAGTCCTCCAGCTAATTTGTCCAACTGGTTCAATTCATTCACATCATCAAGAACTAAGAGAACCCTTTTACTACCCAATCTGTCCTTTATCACCTGGATTCCTCTATCAGCATCAGTCATCTCCATTTTCTGCCCCCCTAAGATCTCATTAAGAAGATTATTTTGTAGTTGAACTAGGCCTTGATGGGGTACTGAAGCTGCTCTAACATTTGCCAAGAAACACCAACCTTCAAACTTATGGCGGAATGAGTTGAATAATTCTTTAGCAATTGTTGTTTTGCCTATTCCTCCAATACCCCATATACCAACCATGCGAACATCACTTCCTCCGACATCTAAAAGCTCAAGCAGATTTTGTACACGAGACTCTATTCCAACTGGATACTTTGCGACATTTAAGCAACTACGTTTTGATACTTGTGCTGAAATCTCTTCGGCAATCTTACTGATGAAGTTAGCTTCGTGCCTGCCAATTTAAATTCGAAAAATATTTTATCAGATGCAACTTAGCGGCGATATTAAAAATTGAAATGCTCAGATGTGGAAATATACCCGTCGGAGAAAGTCCACCCTAATATATTAGCCGCATCCCTCAGAGCCGTCCTCCATCTTTTCACCTTGTCCATGTTGTCTTTGAATCTGATCTCATGTTTAGCTAGTGCCTCACCATATTTACCTTTCTGGCACCGTACATCGGAGGCATCCACTTTGTAAAAAATGGGCCAAACTAGTTGCTGCTTCAACTCTTTACATTTAAGGATCTCAACAAGCTCATCCAAACACCACCCTGAGGATGCGTAGTTTTCAGAAAAGATGAGTATAGAAATCTTCGAACCTTGAATTGCCTTGAGAAGTGAAGATGATATTTCTTCTCCTTTTCTAAGCTCTTCGTTATCTATGAAGGTTTTGATTCCCTTCTGAACCAAATAAGTGTACAAATGGCCAGTGAAGTTGTTTCGTGTATCACCTCTAAAACTCAAAAAGACATCGTATGGACAAGAACGAGTGAGAGGAGAAGAGGAAGGAGTACTTGAATCCCTACTGATAACCAGAGTCTTTGGATCAGAGCCATCGTACTTCTTCAGCTCCTCCTCGGTGATCTCGTCGACCTGGACCTGCGGCGGCAGAGGGTGCATCTCCTCCAAGCTCCTGGGCTGGTGGTGCGTATCGGCCGGCCCAAAACGCCCAGAAACCAAAAGATAAGTGGCCACGAGAAGAGCTAAGAGTGAGAAGAAGGTCGCGGAAGATAGGTCCGTGTGTGCCACGATTGCCCCCTTCAGTGTTTCCCAGAGTTGCAGAGCCATTTTAGAGCGATGTCGTTACCAAGCTTGAAATGCTGTGTGGTGCACAATGGAAAGTTGCCGTAGACTTGCTTTAGAAGTTGAGTAGAACCACCAGTCCACCACTTCAGTCTAATATTCTCTTTTGCTTGATTTCAAAAGAGAAAGACACGGTTTTATCCCAAAAAAAAAAGAAAAAAAGAAGAGAAAGACACGGTTGTCAATATTTGATACGATAGGACTAATGAGTGTGATGTTTGTGACCACAAGACAACTTATTAAGGAAGATTACTTGCTGTTTTTGGATGGAGATAAAAAGAAAATTAAAATGAGATAAATTCATAATTCATAAACATGAATCTTGTTTGTTATTTTAAACTTAAAAATTATGAACTTCTCAGTGGAAAGTAAAATGAAGGATTTGATTGTATTAATCTTACCCTTTTTTTTTTTTGGTTCAATGGGAAGGGAGAGCCTTCAGAAACTATGGCAGAAGTACGTACAAGGTTGACATTGCTGTATATGGCCATGAGCACAGTTATGCAAGTAAAAATCCCATTTACGAGGTACGTACTAGTACAACTTCCATGCATTGCTTTTCACATTACTGTGCTACATACTTGGGCATGGATATTGTCATGTTTTGAATACTTACAGCACTCCCTGACCAATTGAGTTCGCACCAAATACTTGGTCCTTGTATCTCACTAATTGACCAGAGTCACCAGACGATCAATGTAACTTCGTTATCAAAATTCAACAGAAAATAATTTACAGAGAAATATAAAAATCCAGGTTTTAGATCGAGAAAATGGAATGACATCGTTTATAGTCGAGAACACCTGGGAATTGAGAACGACGATAACTACGATTTAGAGTTGGAGCAATTGGAGTACTAGGTTTAGGCCTTATGTGGGCTAAAGCCCAATTCCTTTTTGAAAGAAAAAGAATTCACGTGGGCTTGGCGGAAATGGGATAGGGCTGCGCGGTCCAGGTTTTGTGGGCCTTAGGAGAAGTTCAATGGGTTTCACAATTTTTGGGGGAAGACACTAAATGGGTGACTTTGGAATTTGGTTCTGAAATCCCAGCAACTGAGGATTGGATTGGAGTATTTTCTCCCGCCTTTTTTAGGTAAAGTAGTGTTCTTTTCTTGACCTTTTTGCCTAAATTTGGTTTCAGCTAATATTTGGACTTTTTGGTGTGATTTTATTATGGTATGGTTTTAGTTCTACCTGTCCTCAAGAAAATCCAAGAGTTTATCCTCCGTTTTGTGTTCTGCACACGGTTTGTTAAATTTAGCACTACTTATTTGCAGTCACCTTGTTTTCTGTACATTGCTTCGTTTGCTTTATAAGTGAAAAAGTATGCAAATTACTCCAATCATGTTTCCTGAGTACAAGGACACCGGAAAAGGCTTCTTAAAGCTTCAGCTAATCTCTTTCTCGCTGTTTTCTGGTGGTTTGTTGAATGTATGCTAAAACTTGGCTTGCAGTGTTTATGCAGTTGAACTTTTTGGTTTGATGAAGCTGCAATCTTGTAATTCCTTCTTTTGTGTGGTAGCCGAAGGTCGTGGCAATCTCAAACGTTATAGCTTTCTCAGACTTTTGATCATCATAGCATGTGTGGTCTGTAACTTTTTTGTAACCCACTACTGGAAAATAGCTCTTAGGCAATGGAATTAAAAAATTTTGTTTCCTAAGTGGTACTTAAGCGACGGAATTTTCTACTTAGGCGACGAAACAGTTTCCATCTCCTAAGTTGTTCTTAGGAGATGAAATATTTCGATTTCCTCTCCTAAGAACAACTTAGGAGACGAAATTTCATTCCATCGCTTAAGTACTACTTAGGAGACGGAATATTTTTACTTAGACGACGGCATTTTGAAAAAATAAAAATTAAAAATTTATATAAATCACTTAGGAGACGAAATTACATTCCGTAGCCTAAGTAGAACTTAGGAGACAGAACTGTTTACTTAGGAGACGGNNNNNNNNNNNNNNNNNNNNCGCTCTCTCTCTCTCTCTCTCTCTCTCTCTCTCTCTACCATCACTCTCATGCCGGCCTCTCTCTCCATTCTCACCGCTTCTTCCTCCGCTGTCACCTTCAACTGCATCACCCCCACCAACGCCACCTCCAACTGCCACGCATTTATCGACTTCGTCCTCACAAACACCACCACTCTCAACGGGCTCAAGACCCTCTTCAACATCACCCGGCCACCTCCGCACTCTCCTCAGAGCCAACAACCTCCCCTCTCGACCCGACTCGACTCACCCGTCCCCGCCGCCAGCAAGCTCCTCGACCCCTTCTCTTGCACCAAGCCTCATATCTGGGTCACCACAGACGCCGCTACCACCACCTTTCTCTCTCTACCAAGCCTTCCCACCGACCCACCACCGTCCCTCGAAATTTCAAAGGGGTAAGAAATCAAGGTAAGTTCTTCAATTTTTTTGGTTTAATTAGCATTGGTGATAGATTTATGTGTTTTTGTTTAATTTGATTTTGATTTTAATTTTGGTTAGGATGTGATTGGTATGATGGTGGTGGCATGGTGATTATTTGGTACGGTACGGTGGTGGTATATTTGGGGCAGATTGTTGGTATAAAATTGAAAGGGAGATAATGTATAGAAGTTTACTGACCCCCAGTAGAAGTTTACTGAGGGGCAGTAAATTAACTTCCACTGGGTTTACTAGGGGGCAATGAGTTTGTTTATTCGGGTAAAAATGGGTATATGTTGTGTATAATTGACATGAAATTGAAAAGGAGATATTATATTGAATTTTACTGACCCCCAGTAGAAGTTTACTGCCCCCAGTAAACTTCTACTGGGTTCACTAGGGGATAATAAAGTTGTTTATTATGGTAAGAATTGGTATTTGTTTTGTGTTGTGCCCCTGAAATTGAAAGGGAGTTATTTTTTGCAAGTTTACTGATCCCCAGTAGAAGTTTACTGGGGGGCGGTAAATTTTATTTTTTCCATATGCAGTTTATAAATGCAAGTTTTTACTATTTATATATGCAGGATGAGAAGAAGTTCAAGACATTTAGTTGTGACTTTTAAACCTGCGGTGGTGGTGGTATCTCGGGTGGTCGGAGTGAGTGGATAAAAAGCCTGCGGTGGCCTTTTTTTTAAAAAAAAAAAAAATTCAGCCTTTAGCAACGGAATACAACTATTCCGTCTCCTAAGTGGATAATATTTTTTTTTATTATAAAATAAAATCGGTCGCCTAAGTGTTTAAGAAACGAAAGTATTCAGTCTCCTAAGAACCACTTAGGTGATAGAATTTTAGATTTCGTCGCCTAAGTGTCTACCTCACCACACTTAGGCGACGGATCTTAGCCAACGGACGTTCCGTCTCCTAAGTACTTAGGAGACGAAATAATTCCGTCTCTTAAGTAATTTTTTTCAGTAGTGACCTTTTTCTATTATGAAGAAAATAATTCACATAAATATCGAACTGTCTAACTATTAAAGGGAAGATAAATTTAGTGTCTCATAATGGTAGAAACAGTTGCTTGTCTATCATCTTTGCTGCCAAACATGTCTGACTATTCATAGCACATACTATAAGAGCTTATGAATTCTCAAAGATCAATTGTATATAGTTAATTAGCTCCTCTTATATAATCTGTAGGTTTACAGTCTATGTTGTCAATGTACATGTGCAGGTGTACCTGCAAGAACAGTGGGATGGCGTGACCCTGGATTCATACGCACCAGTTTTCTGATGGAGTTGTGGCCCAAGGGGAGTGTAGGTTGAAGTTTTGTATATGATTCTCTTAAAAAATGAGTGAGATTTATTGATACTTACTAACTACATGATTTTATGCAGGTATACATACAAGCTGGGACATAGATTGTCTAATGGTACTGTTTCTACAAAGACATGATAGAACGTAAAAACACAACATCATTTATAGCGGTTCATCATGCCATCGGAGGGCATAACTACGTCCACTTGAATCTACTATCATGAGGTCTCAATGCCTTTGGTGTTACAAGTGTGAGGTAGTGAAGTTGGGATGGAGTTGGATCAGTTGAGATCCTTTCTACATATGGGAAGCCTTCTTTTTATAGCTGAGGAAAGGTTCCCTCACATTACATGTTTCCAATGTGGGACAAGGTGCACATATATCTTCTCATGGTGTTTTCTTGTGGAGCTTCGATGAGCACCTTCCCGATGTGGTATTGATGATCCATCACCATAAGGAGGTAACTCGGATGTCGATCTACCGAATATATGTCGGGGATGGGGCCCACCATGTTAGAATGGACTTAGCATTATAAGTCTTAAGGTATGACAACTTCTATAGAAAAACAGAATGAACATTGTGAGATTATTAATTGCATTATCATGATATGTTTATCTAAATGAAATGGTTAGATAAACAATGAAATACATTTGAATTATCTTGTATAACAAGATAATAGAGATAGGCTAATATTGTGGTATTTGTGTGGAACTCAAACTCTTTGATGGTTAAGAGTTTGAGCTATCCAAAATGCAGTATAAAA encodes the following:
- the LOC101298614 gene encoding TMV resistance protein N-like; this translates as MALQLWETLKGAIVAHTDLSSATFFSLLALLVATYLLVSGRFGPADTHHQPRSLEEMHPLPPQVQVDEITEEELKKYDGSDPKTLVISRDSSTPSSSPLTRSCPYDVFLSFRGDTRNNFTGHLYTYLVQKGIKTFIDNEELRKGEEISSSLLKAIQGSKISILIFSENYASSGWCLDELVEILKCKELKQQLVWPIFYKVDASDVRCQKGKYGEALAKHEIRFKDNMDKVKRWRTALRDAANILGWTFSDGHEANFISKIAEEISAQVSKRSCLNVAKYPVGIESRVQNLLELLDVGGSDVRMVGIWGIGGIGKTTIAKELFNSFRHKFEGWCFLANVRAASVPHQGLVQLQNNLLNEILGGQKMEMTDADRGIQVIKDRLGSKRVLLVLDDVNELNQLDKLAGGLDWFGRGSRIIITTRDKGLLISHQVNPIYTAKALDDDEARNLLILNAFKGNKNPDECVKFPIDTAVRVAHCLPLAINILGSLLVGKDINHWHDVLKSYKRYPNRGIQKVLETSYSALEDHLKEVFLDIACFLKGKKKDYVMQALEDPYPAHALEVLEEKALINTETGRIWTHDLLEEMGKDIVHKESPIDAGRRSRVWFHEDVRRVLTENMGSNHVKGIRVELPGEDEICLSPKCFKKMKNLQLFININARFSGEVNYLPNQLRFLDWPGFPAQSLPSDFNPQKLVELNMRNSRISRLGEGLKNLQNLKSLSFRSCKFLTEIPDLSGRFPNLERLNLRGCTNLAELHHSVGSLENLVRFDLNDCYNLKMFPRIVKMKSLKYITFRGCKRLEKFPEIVGRMESLVSMNVSGTAITEVPSSIGHQLYNLKELYLRGCENLTTLPLSIFELQRLLNLGLGGCPKLAPTPCSNKVEYPEASNSNISHYGKQISSDSDQGNLAFPSLFSLSISDCGFLVTLDHAPALHTLDLSFSNFVSLPAGLAKLIVLKRLNLKECKNLQEVPELTPNLEILEVSGCVSLERISKLSSILKRQESQMFRDLDFSYCWRLYGNLVEEAKKELPLLVNDKIDNHHHHEGKADLLSLFLSSQKSEFRIVFTASDEMLEWFSCRMGLEEDRVLYEYDIEVLPNFKWENTGVTGLALCERHVQFKFEIRIDEVLVVTRHSVVSHGAWLQYIPFDGMDMSGFGYRRPVPPFRCRVSFHPDVYPGMGPLKSCGVHLVMPPNEESMKLNYKDSDVELGSSDANSELANSYRGEEGPSRLKKRANNTSNGQQAEK